The following proteins come from a genomic window of Actinacidiphila yeochonensis CN732:
- a CDS encoding S53 family peptidase, producing MSRSLRRRLPLAALAAAATAALLSAGPVMATPGTSSDATTASATPSSATGTAPVDACDLPKPGFARCLAQFTPGAPVQRLRAATPQGTTAALPQGYGPADLQSAYNLGSAVAAGAGDGTTVAIVDGYDDPTAEADLAVYRSTYGLPACTTGNGCFTKVGQDGSASLPVTDGGWAVEISLDLQAVSAACPGCHILLVEANTPALPDLAAAEDTAVRLGAAAVSNSYSVAEGTNVAPYAGSYDHPGVAITVSSGDYGYQLAAPFPASLPTVTAVGGTSLTRAPGTARGWSETAWALDEKGSAAGSACSAYYDKPAWQHDTACPGRTVADVSADADPATGLAVYDSTPNPDGIPAGWFVVGGTSASSPFVAGVYALAGNTAQVKDASYAYAHRSHLYDVQGGNVSNPDAGSGCPDSSYVCTALPGYDGPTGLGTPNGTGAF from the coding sequence GTGAGCAGATCCCTCCGCCGCCGGCTGCCGCTGGCCGCCCTCGCCGCCGCCGCGACCGCCGCCCTGCTGAGCGCCGGCCCGGTCATGGCCACGCCCGGCACCAGCTCCGACGCCACCACCGCCTCGGCCACCCCGTCGTCAGCGACCGGAACGGCCCCGGTGGACGCCTGCGACCTGCCGAAGCCCGGATTCGCCCGCTGCCTGGCGCAGTTCACCCCCGGCGCCCCCGTCCAACGGCTCCGCGCGGCCACCCCGCAGGGCACGACGGCGGCGCTCCCCCAGGGGTACGGCCCGGCCGACCTCCAGTCCGCCTACAACCTCGGCTCGGCCGTCGCCGCGGGCGCCGGGGACGGCACGACGGTGGCGATCGTCGACGGGTACGACGACCCCACGGCCGAGGCCGACCTCGCGGTCTACCGCTCCACCTACGGCCTGCCGGCGTGCACCACCGGCAACGGCTGCTTCACCAAGGTCGGCCAGGACGGGTCGGCCTCCCTGCCCGTGACCGACGGCGGCTGGGCCGTGGAGATCAGCCTCGACCTCCAGGCGGTCTCGGCCGCCTGCCCCGGCTGCCACATCCTGCTGGTCGAGGCGAACACCCCGGCCCTCCCCGATCTCGCCGCCGCCGAGGACACCGCCGTACGGCTGGGCGCCGCCGCGGTGTCCAACAGCTACTCCGTCGCCGAGGGCACGAACGTCGCACCCTACGCCGGCTCCTATGACCACCCCGGCGTGGCGATCACCGTCTCCAGCGGTGACTACGGCTACCAGCTGGCGGCGCCGTTCCCGGCGAGCCTGCCGACCGTGACCGCGGTCGGCGGAACCTCACTGACCAGGGCGCCGGGCACCGCCCGGGGCTGGAGCGAGACGGCCTGGGCGCTCGACGAGAAGGGCTCGGCCGCCGGCTCCGCCTGCTCGGCCTACTACGACAAGCCCGCCTGGCAGCACGACACGGCCTGCCCGGGCCGGACCGTCGCCGACGTCTCGGCGGACGCCGACCCCGCGACCGGTCTCGCCGTCTACGACAGCACGCCGAACCCCGATGGCATACCCGCCGGCTGGTTCGTGGTCGGCGGCACCAGCGCCTCCTCACCCTTCGTCGCGGGCGTGTACGCGCTGGCCGGCAACACCGCGCAGGTCAAGGACGCCTCGTACGCCTACGCGCACCGCTCCCACCTGTACGACGTCCAGGGCGGCAACGTCTCCAACCCGGACGCGGGCAGCGGCTGCCCGGACAGCAGCTACGTCTGCACCGCGCTGCCCGGCTACGACGGCCCCACCGGTCTGGGCACCCCGAACGGCACCGGGGCGTTCTAG
- a CDS encoding NADH-quinone oxidoreductase subunit B family protein: MTDASTSESSEASASGPGADDAPIHVLWINAGLSCDGDSVSLTAATLPSIEEIALGGLPGLPKIAVHWPLIDFECGPVQGADAFIEWFFKAERGEIDPFVLVVEGSIPNESIKAEGYWCGFGDNPETGQPITTSEWIDRLAPKALAVVAIGTCATYGGIHAMEGNPTGAMGVPDYLGWDWKSKAGIPIVCVPGCPVQPDNFAETLTYLLYQAAGSAPMIPLDEKLRPTWLFGATVHEGCDRAGYYEQGQFAEAYDSPKCLVKLGCWGPVVKCNVPKRGWMDGVGGCPNVGGICIACTMPGFPDKFMPFMDEPPGGKVSSTASGIYGAAIRRLRGITMKTVDEEPKWRHRGRELTTGYRRPW; encoded by the coding sequence ATGACGGATGCGAGCACTTCCGAGAGCTCCGAAGCGTCAGCGTCCGGGCCTGGCGCGGACGACGCGCCGATCCACGTCCTGTGGATCAACGCCGGCCTGTCCTGCGACGGCGACTCGGTCTCCCTGACCGCCGCCACGCTGCCGAGCATCGAGGAGATCGCCCTGGGTGGGCTGCCCGGCCTGCCGAAGATCGCCGTCCACTGGCCGCTGATCGACTTCGAGTGCGGTCCGGTGCAGGGCGCGGACGCGTTCATCGAGTGGTTCTTCAAGGCGGAGCGCGGCGAGATCGACCCGTTCGTGCTCGTGGTGGAGGGGTCCATCCCCAACGAGTCGATCAAGGCCGAGGGCTACTGGTGCGGTTTCGGCGACAACCCCGAGACCGGCCAGCCCATCACCACCAGCGAGTGGATCGACCGGCTGGCGCCCAAGGCGCTCGCGGTGGTCGCCATCGGCACCTGCGCCACCTACGGCGGCATCCACGCCATGGAGGGCAACCCGACCGGTGCCATGGGCGTGCCCGACTACCTCGGGTGGGACTGGAAGTCCAAGGCCGGCATCCCGATCGTGTGCGTGCCCGGCTGCCCCGTCCAGCCGGACAACTTCGCCGAGACCCTCACGTACCTGCTCTACCAGGCCGCGGGCTCGGCCCCGATGATCCCGCTGGACGAGAAGCTGCGGCCGACCTGGCTGTTCGGCGCCACCGTCCACGAGGGCTGCGACCGCGCCGGCTACTACGAGCAGGGCCAGTTCGCCGAGGCGTACGACTCCCCCAAGTGCCTGGTCAAGCTGGGCTGCTGGGGCCCGGTGGTGAAGTGCAACGTGCCCAAGCGCGGCTGGATGGACGGGGTCGGCGGCTGCCCCAACGTCGGCGGCATCTGCATCGCCTGCACCATGCCGGGCTTCCCCGACAAGTTCATGCCGTTCATGGACGAGCCCCCCGGCGGCAAGGTGTCCAGCACCGCGAGCGGCATCTACGGCGCCGCGATCCGGCGGTTGCGCGGCATCACGATGAAGACGGTGGACGAGGAGCCGAAGTGGCGCCACCGCGGCCGCGAGCTGACCACGGGCTACCGCAGGCCCTGGTGA
- a CDS encoding nickel-dependent hydrogenase large subunit, with the protein MATPTAAGDGSGLMEMSWDPITRIVGSLGIHTKIDFKQKRVAECYSTSSVFRGYSVFMRGKDPRDAHFITSRICGICGDNHATCSVYAQNMAYGVKPPHLGEWLINLGEAAEYMFDHNIFQENLVGVDYCEKMVKETNPGVLELAERTEAPHAAEHGFRTIADIMRSLNPLEGEFYREALQVSRYTREMFCLMEGRHVHPSTLYPGGVGTIASVQLLTDYLTRLMRYVEFMKRVVPLHDDLFDFFYEALPGYEEVGRRRVLLGCWGALNDPEYCDFTYANMSDWGRRMFVTPGIVVDGKLVTNDLTQINLGIRILLGSSYYEDWQGKEQFVTHDPLGNPVDPRHPWNQHTVPAPQKRNFDDKYSWVMSPRWFDGKDHLALDTGGGPIARLWSTALSGLVDIGYVKATGHSVVINLPRSLTKPETTFEWKIPKWSNALERNRARTYFQAYAAAAALHFAEQALAEVRAGRTQTWEKFEVPDESIGCGFTEAVRGVLSHHMVIRDGKIANYHPYPPTPWNASVRDTYGTPGPYEDAVQNTPIFEENPPENFKGIDIMRAVRSFDPCLPCGVHMYVGGGKTVQTMHVPTGLSRLAG; encoded by the coding sequence ATGGCAACACCCACGGCCGCAGGAGACGGCAGCGGCCTGATGGAGATGTCCTGGGATCCGATCACCCGGATCGTGGGCAGCCTCGGCATCCACACGAAGATCGACTTCAAGCAGAAGCGCGTGGCGGAGTGCTACAGCACCTCGTCGGTCTTCCGCGGCTACAGCGTCTTCATGCGCGGCAAGGACCCGCGCGACGCCCACTTCATCACCAGCCGGATCTGCGGCATCTGCGGCGACAACCACGCCACCTGCTCGGTCTACGCGCAGAACATGGCCTACGGGGTGAAGCCGCCGCACCTGGGCGAGTGGCTGATCAACCTCGGCGAGGCCGCGGAGTACATGTTCGACCACAACATCTTCCAGGAGAACCTGGTCGGGGTCGACTACTGCGAGAAGATGGTCAAGGAGACCAACCCGGGCGTGCTGGAGCTGGCCGAGCGCACCGAGGCGCCGCACGCCGCCGAGCACGGCTTCCGCACCATCGCCGACATCATGCGCTCGCTCAACCCGCTGGAGGGCGAGTTCTACCGGGAGGCGCTCCAGGTCAGCCGCTACACCCGGGAGATGTTCTGCCTGATGGAGGGGCGCCACGTGCACCCCTCCACGCTCTACCCGGGCGGCGTCGGCACCATCGCCTCCGTGCAGCTGCTCACCGACTACCTCACCCGGCTGATGCGGTACGTCGAGTTCATGAAGCGCGTCGTGCCGCTCCACGACGACCTGTTCGACTTCTTCTACGAGGCGCTGCCCGGGTACGAGGAGGTCGGCCGGCGCCGCGTGCTGCTGGGCTGCTGGGGCGCCCTCAACGACCCGGAGTACTGCGACTTCACCTACGCGAACATGTCGGACTGGGGCCGGCGGATGTTCGTCACGCCCGGCATCGTCGTCGACGGCAAGCTCGTCACCAACGACCTCACCCAGATCAACCTCGGCATCAGGATCCTGCTGGGCAGCTCGTACTACGAGGACTGGCAGGGCAAGGAGCAGTTCGTCACCCACGACCCGCTCGGCAACCCCGTCGACCCGCGCCACCCGTGGAACCAGCACACCGTCCCGGCGCCGCAGAAGCGGAACTTCGACGACAAGTACAGCTGGGTGATGTCACCGCGCTGGTTCGACGGCAAGGACCACCTCGCCCTGGACACCGGCGGCGGCCCGATCGCCCGGCTGTGGTCCACCGCCCTGTCCGGGCTGGTCGACATCGGCTACGTCAAGGCGACCGGGCACAGCGTGGTGATCAACCTGCCGCGTTCGCTGACGAAGCCGGAGACCACCTTCGAGTGGAAGATCCCGAAGTGGAGCAACGCCCTGGAGCGCAACCGGGCGCGCACCTACTTCCAGGCGTACGCCGCCGCGGCCGCCCTGCACTTCGCCGAGCAGGCGCTGGCCGAGGTGCGCGCCGGACGCACCCAGACGTGGGAGAAGTTCGAGGTGCCGGACGAGAGCATCGGCTGCGGCTTCACCGAGGCGGTGCGCGGCGTCCTCTCCCACCACATGGTGATCCGCGACGGCAAGATCGCCAACTACCACCCGTACCCGCCGACCCCGTGGAACGCCAGCGTGCGCGACACCTACGGCACACCCGGCCCGTACGAGGACGCGGTGCAGAACACGCCGATCTTCGAGGAGAACCCCCCGGAGAACTTCAAGGGCATCGACATCATGCGGGCCGTGCGCAGCTTCGACCCGTGCCTGCCGTGCGGCGTCCACATGTACGTCGGCGGCGGCAAGACGGTGCAGACCATGCACGTGCCCACCGGGCTGAGCCGGCTCGCCGGATGA
- a CDS encoding DUF6084 family protein, whose product MSDLAFTCAGVRPDPYAAGPTLVFRLRISAAGGERVHALALRCQIRIEPALRGYDDAEAGRLHDLFGDRSRWGRSMQPIQFAHASVVVPGFTGSSEVDLPVPCTYDLDIAASRYFSSLGDGEAPLTLLFSGTAFRGPGGFQVEPVPWDREAPCRMPARTWREMMEQHFPGCGWLRLPRHTMEALLAYRSRNALTSWQETVEALLDTAGNTPAALVAAGARAEVPPGLPDGRPEGLPDGRSDGLAPEQAAAR is encoded by the coding sequence ATGAGCGATCTCGCCTTCACCTGCGCCGGAGTACGCCCCGACCCGTACGCGGCCGGTCCCACCCTGGTCTTCCGGCTGCGGATCAGCGCGGCCGGCGGCGAGCGGGTGCACGCGCTGGCGCTGCGCTGCCAGATCCGCATCGAGCCCGCGCTGCGCGGCTACGACGACGCGGAGGCCGGCCGGCTGCACGACCTGTTCGGCGACCGCTCCCGCTGGGGCCGCAGCATGCAGCCGATCCAGTTCGCCCACGCCTCCGTGGTGGTGCCCGGGTTCACCGGCTCCTCCGAGGTGGACCTGCCGGTGCCGTGCACGTACGACCTGGACATCGCGGCGTCCCGCTACTTCTCCTCGCTGGGCGACGGCGAGGCCCCGCTGACGCTGCTCTTCTCGGGCACCGCCTTCCGCGGCCCCGGCGGCTTCCAGGTCGAGCCCGTGCCCTGGGACCGTGAGGCGCCGTGCCGCATGCCGGCCCGGACCTGGCGGGAGATGATGGAGCAGCACTTCCCCGGCTGCGGTTGGCTGCGGCTGCCCCGGCACACCATGGAGGCGCTGCTCGCCTACCGTTCCCGCAACGCGCTGACCTCCTGGCAGGAGACCGTCGAAGCGCTGCTGGACACGGCCGGCAACACCCCCGCCGCCCTGGTCGCGGCAGGGGCCCGGGCGGAGGTCCCGCCGGGGCTTCCCGACGGGCGTCCCGAGGGCCTTCCCGACGGGCGTTCCGAC